In Acidisarcina polymorpha, the DNA window TATCACATTGATGATTTTGGGCGCAGCTTTGGAGTAGTTTCATGTCCAACATAGAGGCGTCACAAGTAACAACTCAGAGTACTAGCTCTTCCCGCCCCCCTTTATCTTCTTTGAATATCCTTTGCGTGCGACCCCCTTCCCAACCAGCCTCGAAATGCCCACCGGAAGGTGGGTGCGTGTTGGTGCATAAGCGCCGTCTTCTCCCTGGAAGGCTCCTTTGTTGATCGAGGGATCGGCAATAGTAGAAGTAGCCAATAGTAGAAGTAACCAAACTTCGATTACCGTTTCCTGCGATGTATGTGACTATAACGGTTTAAGAGGGCATGTGTAGGGAGAATCGTCGCGCCAAATGCTTTACTTCCCAGATTGGGTCTAACGGGGTCGCCGCGCAAGTTTGCCACTGCCGCTCAGATTTTGGCGGAGGGCTTTTAGAAGTCACTTAATTCTTAATAGAGTGGTCTATGACGAAAGTGAGACCTTTTGGAGATCAGCCGGGTGCCCCATTCGAGCCGACCTCGGCTTGAGCGGGATAACAGACCCCAACACACCCCAGCTACCAGGCCCAGCTACAAGACCCAAAGAAAGCTGTGTCATCCTGAGGCGACCCAGGGGAGCGAGGGACCCGGGAGGCCACAACTCCCTGCAGAAATCCAACCCGCCTGCGATATGCTGTTCACGAAAGCGAGACCCACAGGAGATCGGCCATGCAGCCGGGAATCGTCAGCAAGCCAAGTCGCTACTCCGTCGACGAAGCAGTCGCCAAACTCGAAGCCATCCTCCACGAGAAGAGCATCAAGCTCTTCGCCCTCATCGACCATTCCGGAGAAGCCGCCGCCGCCGGCCTCCACATGCCGCCCACCAAGCTGCTCATCTTCGGCAATCCCAAAGGCGGAACCCCCATTATGCTCGCCGCCCCCACCGCCGCCCTCGACCTGCCCCTCAAGATCCTCATCGCCGAAGACCCCCAGGGCAAAACCTGGCTATCCTGGAACGACCCCACCTATCTTCAACGACGCCACAACATTTCACCGGAACTAACCCAGAACATCGCCGTCCTCGAAACCCTAACCAAAACCCTCATCCCACCCGAAGTCTGACAACCAGGTCCCGCGAAGCAAAGCTGTCATCCTGAGCGACCCAAGGGAGCGAAGGACCCGGGAGGCCACAAACCCGCAAGAATCTAGCCAGCCAGGACGCCCCATGCAAGCCACCTTCGGCATGAGTGGGATAACAAAATCCAAAGGAACCAAAGCGCCACGAACTCAGCAAGCCACCAAGCCCAGGCCCCTTCCAAATTCCTCTAAACTCCCCGCCAAAAGAAGTACCCCGCCATCCCCAACCCAATCGCCACCACCACTCCCCGCATCACCCGCGCATCCACCCGCCGCGCCCATCTCCCCCCGAAATACCCGCCAATCGCCGCCGTCACCATCATCAGCAGGCACGTCTGCCAAAGCACCTGCTTCTCGATCACAAACGTCACCACCGCGATTCCATTCGCCAGGCAAGTCGTCACCACCTTCAGCGCGTTGATCTGGTTAATCTCTTCCACCCCAAAGATCGCCAGCAGCGACATCACCAGAAACCCCGCCCCGGCGCCGAAGTACCCGATATAGAAGCAGACCAGCACCATCCCCAGGAACAACGGCGTCATCGAAACCCGCCCCGCGGGCAGCGTCGACCCACTCACCAGCCGCGCCGTCTCTCGCGCCGCCGCCCGGCGTTGCAGCCATCTCGAGACCGGGGTGCTCACCGCAAACAGCAGCGCCGCCACCAGCAGCAGCCACGGCACCAGCCGCAGAAACGTCGCCTGCCCGGTCCGTAAAAGTACCAGCCCGCCGGCCAACCCGCCCAGCAGCGCCGCCGCTCCCAAAGGCGCCAGCAGCCGCAAGTTATGTTTCAGATCGTCCCAATAAGCGGCGATCGAGGCGAACTGCCCCGGCCACAAAGCCACCGTATTCGTAGCATTCGCCTGAATCGGCAGCATGCCCGTCCCTAACACCGCCGGGAACGACAGAAAGGAGCCGCCGCCAGCCATCGCATTTAGCGCCCCGGCCAGCAACGATGCGATCAACAGCCAAACGTGGGGCCAGGTCAGAGTCGGCAACATGCTTCAACGATTCTAAGTCCCGCACGGCACCCCAGCCCGAAGCTCACCGCCCCATTCCAGCCAAGTCAGACTTAAGTTGAGACCAGCAAGTCTCCGGGTGCCCCATCAAGCCGATTTCGGCTAAAGCGGAATAACAGACTTCCAACCATTCCAGCGAACCCAGCGACCCAAAGGGGCCCAAGCAAAACTGTGTCATCCTGAGCGACCAAAGGAAGGGAAGGACCTCTCAACCCAGCGACCCAAAAGGAACCCAAGCAAAGCTGTGTCATCCTGAGCGACCAAAGGGAGCGAAGGACCTGGGAAGCCACAATCTCAAGCGAATCGAACTCGCCCCAATACTCCATTCAAGCGGGACAAGACTTACCAGGAAAGCTCCTAATCAATGTAGCTGCAACAGTTACAAATCAAAGGAATATCTCGGCCAATCCATCAAGGCCGGGTGCCCCATCAAGCCGATTTTGGCTTGAGGGGGATAACAGACCTCCAACCATTCCAGCGAATCCAGCGACCCAAAAGGAACCCAAGCAAAACTATGTCATCCTGAGCGACCAAAGGAAGCGAAGGACCTGGGAAGCCACAACCTCAAGCGAATCCACCCGCCCCAAACCTCCATCCAAGTGGGATAACGAACTGCTAGGACAACCACACAGGCACCGCTGCTGCGCGTCCAAGAAGAACACACCCCAACAGCCCCAGCATTTAGAATCACCCCGCCGAACAAATCTTCCTTCCGGAGCCCGGTTTGAAACTCCACCGCCATTTCTGCCTCGTCGCCTCGGTCCTCCTGCTCGCCGCCATCCCCGCCAGCCCCCAGGCCACCCACGGAGCCGTCCAGCACATCACCGTCCACGGCAAGCTGCTCGAAGGCAATCTTCTCGGCGACACCGCCGATCGTCCCGTCAGCGTCTATCTGCCACCCAGCTATGCGACCCAGCCGGATCGCCGGTACCCGGTCGTCTATTTCCTCCACGGGTTCACCGACTCCGACACCGAATGGTTCGGTCAGGAGCTCAAGAACGGGAAACCTTGGATCAACCTCCCCGAGATCGCCGACCGCGTCTTCGCAGCCGATCCCGCCCACGAAATGATCCTGATCGTCCCCAACGCCAACAACAAGTTCAAAGGAAGCTTCTACTCGAGCTCTGTCACCACTGGCGATTGGGAAGACTACATCGTCACCGAGCTTGTCGCCTACATCGACCAGCACTATCGCACCATCGCCCGCCCCGAAAGCCGTGGCCTCGGCGGCCATTCCATGGGTGGCTATGGGACCCTGCGCCTCGGCATGAAGCATGCCGATGTCTTTTCCAGCATCTACGCCCTCAGCCCCTGCTGCCTGATCGTCTCCGCGCCGGCTCCATCGGCCGCCCCGGCGCCAGCTTCGCAAGATGGCAAAATCCACGCCGCCGCTCAAGTCAAGAGCGACGCCGATCTCCAAAGAGCGGACTTCTTCACCCTGATCACGCTGGCTTTCGCCTCGGCCTGGTCTCCCAATCCCGGCAATCCACCCTTCTATCTCGACCTGCCCACCGCGGACGGCAAGCCCCGCCTTGA includes these proteins:
- a CDS encoding alpha/beta hydrolase, producing the protein MKLHRHFCLVASVLLLAAIPASPQATHGAVQHITVHGKLLEGNLLGDTADRPVSVYLPPSYATQPDRRYPVVYFLHGFTDSDTEWFGQELKNGKPWINLPEIADRVFAADPAHEMILIVPNANNKFKGSFYSSSVTTGDWEDYIVTELVAYIDQHYRTIARPESRGLGGHSMGGYGTLRLGMKHADVFSSIYALSPCCLIVSAPAPSAAPAPASQDGKIHAAAQVKSDADLQRADFFTLITLAFASAWSPNPGNPPFYLDLPTADGKPRLDVVAKWLANAPLVILDQYAIGLKHLHAIAFDAGTNDEFKQIPRDLITLDRDLTLNKIPHTYETYAGSHIDHIPQRLEEKVLPFFARNLSFTQPTP
- a CDS encoding sulfite exporter TauE/SafE family protein, which translates into the protein MLPTLTWPHVWLLIASLLAGALNAMAGGGSFLSFPAVLGTGMLPIQANATNTVALWPGQFASIAAYWDDLKHNLRLLAPLGAAALLGGLAGGLVLLRTGQATFLRLVPWLLLVAALLFAVSTPVSRWLQRRAAARETARLVSGSTLPAGRVSMTPLFLGMVLVCFYIGYFGAGAGFLVMSLLAIFGVEEINQINALKVVTTCLANGIAVVTFVIEKQVLWQTCLLMMVTAAIGGYFGGRWARRVDARVMRGVVVAIGLGMAGYFFWRGV
- a CDS encoding DUF302 domain-containing protein is translated as MQPGIVSKPSRYSVDEAVAKLEAILHEKSIKLFALIDHSGEAAAAGLHMPPTKLLIFGNPKGGTPIMLAAPTAALDLPLKILIAEDPQGKTWLSWNDPTYLQRRHNISPELTQNIAVLETLTKTLIPPEV